A single Biomphalaria glabrata chromosome 2, xgBioGlab47.1, whole genome shotgun sequence DNA region contains:
- the LOC129924491 gene encoding uncharacterized protein LOC129924491 produces MKVILAIVLLVTVSALPSQKKACVDECTPPGTQHTMGTLFVLPKSCPSSRQFCYTDGCNHYCLDLSGMIKRTEAKRQECSQVMCLMFCFNGFVKGADGCPICRCAE; encoded by the exons ATGAAAGTAATATTAGCCATTGTTTTACTGGTCACTGTCTCAG CTTTACCCAGCCAGAAGAAGGCGTGTGTAGATGAATGCACGCCCCCTGGCACACAACACACCATGGGAACTCTGTTCGTCCTCCCCAAGTCATGCCCCTCCTCAAGACAGTTTTGTTACACTGACGGATGTAATCACTATTGTCTGGATTTGTCAG GGATGATCAAAAGAACAGAAGCCAAGAGACAAGAATGTTCCCAGGTCATGTGCTTGATGTTCTGTTTCAACGGATTTGTCAAAGGAGCAGACGGATGTCCAATCTGTAGATGTGCCGAGTGA